One Myxococcales bacterium DNA segment encodes these proteins:
- a CDS encoding abortive infection family protein, giving the protein MTVPPTVSAMDLRAVEDIFGMGSGYVLDFSNRTFGEFFADLGIDIDQEFPEGSKANRLRAFLRSSDAPRVAQALEALLEHRGTRDGDDASTNIVKVKNLIARLRKAQVAMLPVTRAVDVLSLAYVHELEIKIDQRLSAADLEGAITAARTMLEAVLVELEKQLVGAPGDYKGDLPKQFKAVAKQLRIDDERTDLDDNFKQVARGLVQVVNGLAPIRNKMSDGHARERKPEAHHARVIVNAAKTVATFLVESYLVQRERGLLSASSKLEAAR; this is encoded by the coding sequence ATGACAGTGCCGCCCACCGTCAGTGCGATGGACCTGCGTGCCGTCGAAGACATCTTCGGAATGGGCAGCGGCTACGTGCTCGACTTCAGCAACCGAACGTTCGGCGAGTTCTTTGCTGACCTCGGCATCGACATCGACCAGGAGTTCCCCGAAGGGTCGAAGGCCAACAGGCTGCGCGCCTTTCTGAGGTCGTCCGATGCTCCTCGTGTCGCACAGGCGTTGGAGGCGCTTCTCGAACATCGAGGTACACGCGACGGCGATGACGCCTCGACCAACATCGTGAAGGTGAAGAATTTGATCGCCCGTCTGCGGAAGGCGCAGGTGGCGATGCTGCCAGTCACTCGGGCGGTTGATGTACTGAGCCTCGCATACGTTCACGAGCTCGAGATCAAGATCGACCAGCGCCTCTCGGCTGCGGATCTCGAGGGCGCCATTACCGCCGCACGGACGATGCTAGAGGCTGTGCTCGTCGAGCTGGAGAAGCAGCTCGTTGGAGCGCCGGGGGACTACAAGGGCGATCTGCCGAAGCAGTTCAAGGCCGTGGCCAAGCAGCTCCGCATCGACGACGAGCGGACCGACCTCGACGACAACTTCAAGCAAGTCGCGCGCGGGCTCGTGCAGGTGGTCAACGGGCTCGCGCCCATCCGCAACAAGATGAGCGACGGTCACGCCCGCGAGCGGAAGCCCGAGGCGCACCACGCCCGCGTGATCGTGAACGCGGCGAAGACCGTCGCGACGTTCCTCGTGGAGTCCTACCTCGTGCAGCGCGAGCGGGGGCTGTTGTCCGCCTCGTCGAAGTTGGAGGCGGCGCGATGA
- a CDS encoding abortive infection family protein produces the protein MRGARAAMAQGLAHVEEQVTALERAVVENPGLAFDLAKTLVESACRTILTERQQPYASDDDLPKLFKTVTTFLPLSPPSASSSSGGQKSLKQTLNGLHTALQGVCELRNDFGFASHGSDGSRPRMESIQAMLAAQAADTIVGFLHATHQQERAVQRTAPLRFEDHADFNDYVDDAHGSIQIFELSFRASEVLFRVDHEAYRDALASFDSSEEDDASAAVESPPSSAEGAS, from the coding sequence ATGCGCGGTGCACGAGCCGCGATGGCCCAGGGCCTCGCTCACGTGGAGGAGCAGGTGACGGCGCTCGAACGCGCCGTGGTGGAGAACCCAGGTCTCGCCTTCGATCTCGCGAAGACGCTCGTAGAGAGCGCATGCCGAACGATTCTTACCGAGCGACAGCAGCCGTACGCCTCGGATGACGACCTGCCCAAGCTGTTCAAGACCGTCACAACCTTCCTGCCGCTTTCGCCTCCTTCGGCTAGCAGCAGTTCTGGCGGGCAGAAGAGCCTCAAGCAGACGCTCAACGGTCTCCACACGGCGCTGCAGGGCGTCTGCGAGCTGCGCAACGACTTCGGCTTCGCCTCACATGGGTCAGATGGATCCCGTCCGCGGATGGAGAGCATCCAGGCGATGTTGGCGGCGCAAGCTGCTGACACGATCGTCGGGTTTCTGCACGCGACGCACCAACAGGAACGCGCCGTTCAGAGGACTGCGCCCTTGCGGTTCGAGGATCACGCGGACTTCAACGACTACGTCGACGACGCGCACGGCAGCATCCAGATCTTCGAGCTGAGCTTTCGTGCGAGCGAGGTCCTTTTTCGCGTCGACCACGAGGCATACCGCGACGCGCTCGCCTCGTTCGATTCTTCCGAAGAGGATGATGCGAGCGCCGCAGTCGAAAGCCCGCCATCGTCCGCGGAGGGGGCGTCATGA
- a CDS encoding restriction endonuclease subunit S, producing the protein MGAEEFLGATLARGFAPDSVQWPLVRSSILFELRYGKALVETSRRPGPVPVFGTNGRCGSHDTALFAGPGVVCGRKGQGPLGVEWVDSDYWVIDTAYSLRPLRDDVDLKFAYYLVKYVGLNHLKDGTSNPSLSRDTFGSQLFPVPPVPEQRAIARILCALDDKIELNSKMNATLEAMARALFKSWFVDFDPVRAKSEGRTPSGMDAETASLFPSEFVESELGSIPKGWEAGRIGDVIEIHDSRRVPLSSREREQRRGDFPYYGATSVMDYVDAFLFDGRFVLVGEDGSVVTPEGLPFTQYVWGRFWVNNHAHVLTGVRGFSQEHLFLLFQQTNIAAYVTGAVQAKLSQGNMRKIPLVVAPDAVNAKFGSVLDPLFARFRALTEESRTLARLRDELLPRLLSGSLDVGPLVDRQGAGDG; encoded by the coding sequence ATGGGGGCTGAAGAGTTCCTCGGCGCGACGTTGGCGCGGGGCTTTGCGCCGGACTCGGTCCAGTGGCCGCTCGTTCGCTCGAGCATTCTCTTCGAGCTTCGATATGGAAAGGCGCTCGTCGAGACGAGCAGACGCCCAGGGCCGGTTCCCGTTTTCGGAACCAATGGGCGGTGCGGAAGTCACGACACGGCTCTCTTCGCGGGGCCTGGCGTCGTGTGCGGGCGCAAGGGGCAAGGGCCGCTCGGTGTAGAGTGGGTCGACTCGGACTACTGGGTCATCGACACCGCCTACTCGCTCAGACCTCTACGAGACGACGTGGACCTGAAGTTCGCGTACTACCTCGTCAAGTACGTCGGGCTCAACCACCTGAAGGACGGCACCTCGAATCCGTCGTTGAGTAGAGACACATTCGGTTCGCAGCTCTTCCCGGTGCCGCCGGTCCCCGAGCAGCGCGCAATCGCCCGCATCCTCTGTGCGCTCGACGACAAGATCGAGCTGAACAGCAAGATGAACGCGACGCTCGAGGCGATGGCGCGGGCGCTTTTCAAGTCATGGTTCGTCGACTTCGACCCCGTGCGCGCCAAGTCCGAAGGCCGCACCCCAAGCGGCATGGATGCCGAGACTGCGAGCTTGTTCCCAAGCGAGTTCGTCGAATCGGAACTGGGAAGCATTCCGAAGGGGTGGGAAGCCGGAAGAATTGGCGACGTGATCGAGATCCACGACTCACGTCGAGTGCCCCTGTCTTCGCGCGAGCGCGAGCAACGCCGTGGGGACTTCCCATACTACGGCGCGACGTCGGTCATGGACTATGTCGACGCTTTCCTGTTCGACGGCCGCTTCGTACTCGTCGGCGAAGACGGATCGGTCGTGACGCCTGAAGGACTGCCGTTCACTCAGTACGTGTGGGGCCGCTTCTGGGTTAACAACCACGCGCACGTCCTTACGGGCGTTCGCGGCTTCTCGCAGGAGCATCTCTTTCTGCTGTTTCAACAAACGAACATTGCAGCCTACGTAACAGGCGCCGTTCAAGCAAAGCTGAGCCAGGGCAACATGCGGAAAATCCCGCTCGTTGTCGCGCCTGATGCCGTCAATGCGAAGTTCGGTTCGGTCCTTGACCCGCTTTTCGCGCGCTTCAGGGCGTTGACCGAGGAGTCACGAACGCTCGCGCGTCTTCGCGACGAGCTGCTTCCGCGTCTGCTGTCGGGCAGCCTTGACGTCGGTCCGCTGGTCGACAGGCAAGGAGCCGGTGATGGCTGA
- a CDS encoding SAM-dependent DNA methyltransferase, with amino-acid sequence MAKRDTGRKKPGRPPKAAANEAAPDAKKASTKNGSTSDAVVGFEEKLWQMADKLRNNMDAAEYKHVVLGLIFLKYISDAFEEKHAALTADKKSGADPEDPDEYRAENIFWVPKEARWTHLQGNAKQATIGKLIDDAMVALEAQNPTLKGVLQKDYGRPGLDKTRLGELIDLVGTIGLGDRENRARDVLGRVYEYFLTKFAAAEGKNGGQFYTPRGVVRVLVEMLAPYKGRVFDPACGSGGMFISSEKFVEAHGGRVGDISIYGQESNHTTWRLAKLNLAIRGIDANIVHGDTFHADGHKDLKADYVLANPPFNDSDWGQPRLKEDVRWKYGVPPAGNANFAWVQHFLHHLAPTGIAGFVLANGSMSSQQSGEGDIRKAIVEADLVDCMVALPGQLFYSTQIPVCLWFLARDKKNGLGGRGKKMRNRQKETLFIDARKLGTLVDRVHRELSDDDIAKIVDTYHRWRGDGAGKYEDVAGFCRSATTAEVASHQFVLTPGRYVGAEEVEDDGEPFDEKMKRLVATLEEHFTEGARLEKEIRKNLRGLGYGG; translated from the coding sequence ATGGCGAAGCGTGACACAGGCAGGAAGAAGCCCGGACGACCGCCCAAGGCCGCAGCGAACGAGGCCGCGCCCGACGCGAAGAAGGCGAGCACGAAGAACGGCTCCACGTCCGATGCCGTGGTGGGCTTCGAAGAGAAGCTCTGGCAGATGGCGGACAAGCTCCGCAACAACATGGACGCGGCCGAGTACAAGCACGTCGTTCTTGGGCTCATCTTCCTCAAGTACATCTCGGACGCGTTCGAGGAGAAGCACGCTGCGCTCACGGCCGACAAGAAGTCGGGCGCCGACCCAGAAGATCCCGACGAGTACCGCGCCGAGAACATCTTCTGGGTGCCGAAGGAGGCGCGCTGGACGCACCTTCAGGGCAACGCGAAGCAGGCCACGATCGGCAAGCTCATCGACGACGCGATGGTCGCCCTCGAGGCCCAGAACCCGACGCTTAAGGGCGTGTTGCAGAAAGACTACGGGCGGCCTGGGCTGGACAAGACGCGCCTCGGTGAGCTGATCGATCTCGTCGGTACCATCGGCCTCGGCGACCGGGAGAACCGGGCGCGCGATGTGCTCGGCCGCGTCTACGAATACTTCCTCACCAAGTTCGCCGCCGCCGAGGGCAAGAACGGCGGCCAGTTCTACACGCCGCGCGGCGTGGTGCGGGTGCTGGTCGAGATGCTCGCGCCCTACAAGGGCCGCGTCTTCGACCCGGCCTGCGGCTCGGGCGGCATGTTCATCTCGAGCGAGAAGTTCGTCGAAGCGCACGGCGGACGCGTCGGCGACATCAGCATCTACGGCCAGGAGTCGAACCACACGACCTGGCGCCTCGCGAAGCTGAACCTCGCGATCCGCGGCATCGACGCCAACATCGTCCATGGCGACACCTTCCACGCCGACGGCCACAAGGATCTCAAGGCCGACTACGTCCTGGCGAACCCGCCGTTCAACGACAGCGACTGGGGCCAGCCGCGCCTCAAGGAAGATGTGCGCTGGAAGTACGGCGTGCCGCCCGCGGGCAACGCGAACTTCGCCTGGGTGCAGCACTTCCTTCACCACCTCGCCCCGACCGGCATCGCCGGTTTCGTGCTGGCGAACGGCAGCATGTCGTCGCAGCAGTCGGGCGAGGGCGACATCCGCAAGGCCATCGTCGAGGCGGATCTCGTCGACTGCATGGTCGCGCTGCCGGGGCAGCTCTTCTACTCGACGCAGATCCCCGTCTGCCTCTGGTTTCTGGCGCGCGACAAGAAGAACGGCCTCGGTGGTCGCGGCAAGAAGATGCGCAATCGCCAGAAGGAGACGCTCTTCATCGACGCGCGCAAGCTCGGCACGCTCGTCGACCGCGTGCATCGCGAGCTCTCCGACGATGACATCGCGAAGATCGTCGACACGTACCACCGCTGGCGCGGTGACGGCGCGGGCAAGTACGAGGACGTGGCCGGCTTCTGCAGGAGCGCGACGACTGCCGAGGTCGCCTCGCACCAGTTCGTGCTCACGCCCGGCCGCTACGTGGGCGCCGAGGAAGTCGAGGACGACGGCGAGCCCTTCGACGAGAAGATGAAGCGCCTCGTGGCGACGCTTGAGGAGCACTTCACGGAGGGGGCGCGGCTGGAAAAGGAGATCCGAAAGAACCTGCGGGGGCTCGGGTATGGGGGCTGA
- a CDS encoding ribbon-helix-helix protein, CopG family has protein sequence MYREVLGRETRSSDSAYPVWKPRQAQNGRIRAGPIERRAPGAAATVKVLPLRMTAAEVDALDEAWRRLGFRSRTAMIRAVIATYVADRNALLPDQALAPR, from the coding sequence ATGTACCGCGAGGTCCTCGGGCGCGAGACCCGGTCCTCGGACTCGGCGTACCCGGTGTGGAAGCCGAGGCAGGCCCAGAACGGCCGCATCCGCGCCGGGCCGATCGAGCGGCGCGCGCCCGGCGCGGCCGCCACCGTGAAGGTCCTGCCGCTCCGCATGACCGCCGCCGAGGTCGATGCTCTCGACGAGGCGTGGAGGCGCCTCGGGTTCAGGAGCCGGACGGCGATGATTCGGGCCGTGATCGCGACCTATGTCGCCGACAGGAACGCTCTGCTTCCCGACCAGGCACTTGCGCCGAGGTGA
- a CDS encoding metalloregulator ArsR/SmtB family transcription factor, whose amino-acid sequence MTTPHRRFKDAIYEQFARLGKAVSAPKRLELLDLLCQGPRTVEALAEQAAISVANASQHLQVLRAARLVDAEKKGLYVEYRLADDEVCRFFFALRGLAEARLAEVDQVAREYFDQRGAMEAVEGDELMRRVKSGEVTVLDVRPPEEYRAGHIPGALSIPVGELKARLKELPKDREVVAYCRGPYCVMAVEAVELLRKKGFKAHRMEQGVVDWRARGWRVEAESQGAR is encoded by the coding sequence ATGACGACGCCCCATCGGCGGTTCAAGGACGCCATCTACGAGCAGTTCGCGCGGCTCGGGAAAGCCGTCTCGGCGCCCAAGCGGCTCGAGCTGCTCGACTTGCTCTGCCAGGGCCCCCGCACTGTCGAGGCGCTCGCCGAGCAGGCAGCCATCTCGGTCGCCAACGCTTCGCAGCACCTGCAGGTGTTGCGCGCCGCTCGGCTCGTCGACGCGGAGAAGAAGGGCCTCTACGTCGAGTATCGCCTCGCGGACGACGAGGTCTGCCGTTTCTTCTTCGCCCTCCGTGGGCTCGCCGAGGCGCGACTCGCCGAGGTCGACCAGGTCGCCCGCGAGTACTTCGACCAGCGCGGCGCGATGGAGGCGGTCGAGGGCGACGAGCTCATGCGCCGCGTGAAGAGCGGCGAGGTCACCGTGCTCGATGTTCGTCCGCCCGAGGAGTACCGGGCCGGCCACATCCCCGGCGCGCTCTCGATCCCTGTCGGTGAGCTGAAGGCGCGCCTGAAGGAGCTGCCGAAGGACCGCGAGGTCGTCGCCTACTGCCGCGGCCCGTACTGCGTGATGGCAGTCGAGGCGGTGGAGCTGCTCCGGAAGAAGGGCTTCAAGGCCCACCGCATGGAGCAAGGAGTCGTCGACTGGCGTGCCCGTGGTTGGCGCGTCGAGGCCGAGAGCCAGGGAGCACGCTGA
- a CDS encoding MBL fold metallo-hydrolase, with translation MIFKPYYYFETGCAAYLFGCGGLGKCAVVDAHEEDVDAYAAFAESKGMRITHVIDTHVHADHRSGGPALAKKVGATYCLHESADVALAFEPLKDDQEIELGNTRAKVLHTPGHTPESISLVVTDLRRGADPWFVLTGDTLFVGAVGRPDLPGRARENAGELHDNIHAKLLTLPDELEIYPGHFSGSVCGAGMSGKPSSTIAFEKRWNPLLSKSREEFIDALCDVPPKPAEMAQIIRINQGREGNTP, from the coding sequence ATGATCTTCAAGCCCTACTACTACTTCGAGACCGGCTGCGCTGCGTACCTGTTCGGCTGCGGGGGCCTCGGCAAGTGCGCCGTCGTCGATGCCCACGAGGAAGACGTCGACGCCTACGCTGCGTTCGCCGAGTCGAAGGGCATGCGCATCACGCACGTCATCGACACGCACGTGCACGCCGACCATCGCTCCGGCGGCCCTGCGCTCGCCAAGAAGGTCGGCGCAACCTACTGCCTGCACGAGTCCGCCGACGTCGCGCTCGCGTTCGAACCCCTAAAGGACGACCAGGAGATCGAGCTCGGCAACACGCGCGCGAAGGTGCTCCACACGCCCGGCCACACGCCGGAGAGCATCAGCCTCGTCGTCACGGACCTGCGGCGCGGGGCGGACCCGTGGTTCGTCCTGACCGGGGACACGCTCTTCGTCGGTGCTGTCGGGCGTCCTGACCTACCCGGTCGGGCACGCGAGAACGCCGGGGAGCTTCACGACAACATCCACGCGAAACTGCTCACCCTGCCCGATGAGCTCGAGATTTACCCGGGGCACTTCTCGGGATCCGTGTGCGGCGCGGGCATGAGCGGCAAGCCCTCGAGCACCATCGCGTTCGAGAAGCGATGGAACCCGCTGCTTTCGAAGTCACGCGAGGAGTTCATCGACGCCCTATGTGATGTGCCGCCAAAGCCCGCAGAGATGGCGCAGATCATTCGCATCAACCAGGGCCGCGAAGGGAACACCCCATGA